The sequence TGAGACAATTGAAGAATCAGCTGGAGGATGCTGAGTGTGCACGAGCTGTTGCTGTCAAAGCGAAACAAGCACTTGAGCAAGAGCTCAATGAGACTCAGGCTGCACTGGATGAAGCGTCCAAGGCCAGATCAGAAGCTGAGGAGAGGGCGAACGCCGCTAATCGTGAGAGGACAGAACTGGTATCCCAGTTGGAAGAAAATGAAGAGGAACTTGCTGAGGTCCTCAAGAAATATCGAGCTGCTGTCCAGCAAGTGTCGAGTGAACAGGCCCAACTCCAGGAGGCGCAGGTACAGATGTCGGCTCTTGAGGCTGAAAAATCAGCTCTCAAAGATCAGATGATGGAGTTGACGCAGAGGTTGGAATCGGTGGAGCATCTGGGGGATCCAACTGCTAATAGTTTGGCCACCAGGCGACTCGAGTTCagggccaaggagctggagagCAAATTGGAGCTTGAGCAGACTACTCGTGCCAGGGTGGAGACACAAATTGCCAGGATGAAGGAGACTGTGGATAAACTGCAGACTGAGACGGCTGTGCTGAGAACCAAGGAGCAAACTGCTCAGGACGCTGTCAGGAGGCTTCAGAGGTCACTCAGGGAGGTGAAGGATGAAGCGAGCTCAGCCACTGCCAGGGAACAAGAGGCTACTCGGGCCAGGAGGGACTTGGAAAAGGCTCTTGATGCTGCTGAAGCGGAGACTAAAATTGCTAGGGACGATTTGAGACTGGCCTTGCAGAGGATTGATGATCTGCAGAGTGCTATTCAGGGAGAACTGGATTTGGATTGCAGCGAGGAGGGGACCAGTGAGAATAGCGATAGGTGAGGAtttaaaattaacaattaatcgAATCAAAATCAATCGAATAACATGTGATATTTTATGGTTTTCAGTGATTGATCAACAATTTCCGTGGATTGTGATGCCAATATTCACTTGAAATCTACGAGAACCAACTGAAAATAAGGCTGACTACCTTGaacaaataattttacaaCTCTCCGATGAAATGGAATATTAAATCGAGAGAAACAAAATCACCCAACGGGATTAATATTAAGccacccattttttttttcttaatccaCGCTAATCATGATGTTACGaagtttttaattcatttttctcacgAAGAGGAGCTGAAGAAATATCGAAATATCCATGAGATAAGGGTGTGGTGGGATTGAGTGccgatgaaataattttataacgaTCTAATGAATTCGCTGTTTATTTTTCTGGTGCTAGAAATGTGTTCGAACCATCTTTGGCTCATGTCTTCCAAGAGCACAAGCCATTCGATCAGAGGATTAGTATCGTTTCAGGCGTGTTCGATGCGTTCACTATTCACCGCCTGATGAATGTTGATTAGAATAAGTACCACTTGTGTATGAGATTATTTAAATGAAGAGTCACACATTTGCATGGCGCTTTTATACGTCTATACGAAAGACATTTGCAAGATATATTAATTGAGGCGGTCACAATGTTGAATTATCTGTATAAGTCGACTGcaaattattgattgatgttcaatttttcatgtgcGGAATATTGTGTAACTTATTTGCTTTGTATAATGCAGATCTTATTTAATTAAAGATATTTACattcagtcatttttttattattctgtaTCTTTCGACCCGATGGGCTCCACgttttttccatttgttcTCTTGTGAgactattatttatttgttatcgtttatttttttagtgaacaACCTTAGGTATACGTAGAATAAAACTAATATAGTctagtttatatttttctccacggctttatttgtttttatacATAAATTTCCTTTATTATCctacccaatttttttttaatcttttctGATATTTTATTGTCTTGTGATACAGGAACagcattcaatatttattatgtttatcaattacccgtccactgattatttaaatttaataatcatcTCATCCATCAAAAATTGGGTTCAAATAcgtcaattatttaaaatcaattggatattgaattatcgatcagtttttttagttttaaatTTCAGTGAAGATCAGCAGACTTTAAGTATTCAAAAAAGTAACTTTGTACTGTCATTGAGGTAACGAGTGCTGTGAATTCTTGTCTCTAACGTCAGTCGTAAAACTCTTATCGagaatttttcactgtttttcAAGGACACCACATACGTAAATCTGTAATTTATCTATCGAAAGACACGTATCGTTAACTCAATGACTTACATCTTTTGAAACTCGCCacgttttttcataaaaaacttcagagaaaaatttcgtaaaattattttgagcttgtctacaaaaaaatgatgtaaa comes from Diachasmimorpha longicaudata isolate KC_UGA_2023 chromosome 12, iyDiaLong2, whole genome shotgun sequence and encodes:
- the LOC135168195 gene encoding unconventional myosin-XVIIIa isoform X9, which produces MDDLRQEKAQRERLAREKEIAIAEKFTIEQNLSDAKLEIELQEERLHTLSQELEELTFGGKTEEEVAQLKKAKHELEKKSKDQEEELDDLAGQVQLLEQAKLRLEMSIEQQRKEMRKEMQQRDEELEDVRGNAHKKVKALEAQLENEHEERTILLREKHELERRLVAFEDQDRSDRAAEAETTQRLKRDLKRTRALLRDAQTMLERSKGDSTGKAALRQLKNQLEDAECARAVAVKAKQALEQELNETQAALDEASKARSEAEERANAANRERTELVSQLEENEEELAEVLKKYRAAVQQVSSEQAQLQEAQVQMSALEAEKSALKDQMMELTQRLESVEHLGDPTANSLATRRLEFRAKELESKLELEQTTRARVETQIARMKETVDKLQTETAVLRTKEQTAQDAVRRLQRSLREVKDEASSATAREQEATRARRDLEKALDAAEAETKIARDDLRLALQRIDDLQSAIQGELDLDCSEEGTSENSDSD